In Oryza glaberrima chromosome 8, OglaRS2, whole genome shotgun sequence, the following are encoded in one genomic region:
- the LOC127782322 gene encoding DNA polymerase I B, mitochondrial encodes MAVAPPRLLWRWQGSSPWLSSPFRRTRYLSRPAFAAGGRQDYSPSSGMGVSKTGAFRLGLHGNLNVQSSVQEWVDETKRIFFLRTTNNVRNNITNGTTPLRVGNLRHDPSEDIRSSNYPSLYNQRERGPSNSIVNRHVDTDLAKHRVMYQSAHAVPAPFSVANNDIKPLNMLDCSNEDIPWHDSGTVESYLPKVSKSETTLVVDKAIPDKKEHKRITRRVTPNIPDKASLSTESKNARKLLATIYDKVLVVDNVESARSVVKLLTTKYNGFIHACDTEVANIDVKEETPVGHGEVICFSIYSGNSDGEADFGNGKTCIWVDVLDGGRDVLMEFAPFFEDPSIKKVWHNYSFDNHVIENCGIKVAGFHADTMHLARLWDSSRRADGGYSLEGLTNDHRIMNAVLKDIHKTGKVSMKTIFGRKKVRKNGSEGKTISIEPVKKLQREDRELWICYSSLDSMSTLKLYESLKNKLEAKEWIFDGCPRGTMYDFYEEYWRPFGALLVKMETEGMLVDRAYLSEIEKTAVVERKLAADKFRKWASKHCPDAKYMNVNSDNQIRQLFFGGIKNRNKPGETWPQSKTFKVPNDESIATEGKKTSKSRTIKLFTIVEDLKLFTTEGKKTTKTGWLKVRGDVLWSLAGKIPTDHIYKIDDGQEFDEDGSSVELPEQDIEDTSPYGTAYEAFGGGKKGREACHAIAALCEAFSIDKLISGFIIPLQGDRISCKEGRIHCSLNINTETGRLSARTPNLQLSSLQNQPALEKDRYKIRQAFVAAPGNTLIVADYGQLELRILAHLTNCKSMLEAFKAGGDFHSRTAMNMYQHVRDAV; translated from the exons atggcggtggcgccgccgcggctgctctGGCGGTGGCAGGGGTCGTCGCCGTGGCTGTCCTCTCCCTTCCGCCGCACCCGCTACTTGTCGCGCCCGGCCTTCGCCGCGGGAGGAAG GCAAGATTATTCTCCTAGTTCTGGCATGGGGGTTAGCAAAACCGGTGCTTTCAGGCTGGGATTGCATGGCAACTTAAATGTACAAAGTAGCGTGCAAGAATGGGTTGATGAAACCAAGAGGATATTTTTCCTCAGGACCACCAACAATGTCAGGAACAACATCACTAATGGCACTACTCCTCTGCGGGTTGGAAATCTGCGTCATGATCCCTCAGAAGATATCAGGAGTTCAAACTATCCTTCCTTGTATAATCAAAGAGAAAGAGGGCCATCTAATTCAATTGTAAATAGACATGTCGATACAGATTTGGCTAAGCATCGTGTGATGTATCAGTCAGCACATGCTGTGCCTGCCCCATTCAGTGTCGCTAATAATGATATCAAACCACTGAACATGCTTGATTGCTCCAACGAGGATATTCCTTGGCATGATTCCGGTACGGTGGAATCTTATCTGCCTAAAGTTTCCAAGTCAGAGACAACTTTGGTGGTTGATAAAGCTATCCCAGACAAAAAGGAGCACAAACGCATTACAAGGAGAGTGACGCCAAATATCCCGGACAAAGCTTCCTTGTCCACTGAGTCAAAAAATGCACGGAAGTTGCTTGCTACCATCTATGACAAAGTTTTGGTTGTCGACAATGTTGAGTCAGCTAGGAGTGTTGTTAAACTGCTTACTACAAAGTACAATGGCTTTATTCATGCATGTGACACGGAG GTGGCAAATATTGATGTCAAAGAAGAGACACCAGTTGGTCATGGAGAAGTAATATGCTTTAGCATCTATTCAGGAAATTCTGATGGGGAGGCTGATTTTGGAAAtggcaaaacatgcatatgggTGGATGTGCTAGATGGTGGAAGGGATGTTCTAATGGAGTTTGCTCCTTTCTTTGAGGACCCATCTATCAAAAAG GTTTGGCATAACTATAGTTTTGATAACCATGTCATTGAGAACTGTGGAATCAAGGTTGCTGGATTTCATGCTGATACAATGCATCTTGCACGCCTGTGGGATTCTTCCAGGAGAGCTGATGGTGGATATTCACTTGAAGGACTAACAAATGATCACAGAATCATGAATGCTGTTCTAAAGGACATACATAAAACTGGGAAGGTGTCAATGAAAACTATTTTTGGTCGGAAAAAGGTTAGAAAAAATGGATCTGAAGGGAAAACCATATCTATCGAGCCAGTCAAAAAGTTACAAAGGGAGGATAGAGAGTTGTGGATTTGCTATTCCTCACTAGATTCAATGAGTACATTGAAGCTTTATGAAAGCTTGAAAAACAAGCTTGAAGCAAAGGAATGGATTTTCGATGGTTGTCCTAGAGGAACAATGTATGATTTCTACGAAGAGTATTGGCGTCCCTTTGGTGCTCTTCTTGTAAAGATGGAAACAGAGGGAATGCTTGTTGACCGTGCATACCTTTCGGAGATTGAGAAAACTGCTGTTGTTGAACGAAAATTAGCAGCGGATAAGTTTCGGAAATGGGCATCTAAGCATTGTCCTGATGCCAAGTACATGAATGTGAATAGTGATAATCAAATTCGCCAACTTTTCTTTGGTGGCATCAAAAATAG AAATAAGCCTGGTGAAACTTGGCCACAAAGTAAAACTTTTAAAGTGCCAAATGATGAAAGCATAGCTACAGAGGGCAAGAAGACTTCAAAGTCTCGCACTATCAAACTTTTCACTATTGTGGAAGATCTTAAACTTTTCACTACAGAGGGCAAGAAGACTACAAAGACTGGCTGGCTTAAAGTCCGTGGGGACGTTTTATGGAGTTTGGCTGGTAAAATACCCacagatcatatatataaaattgatgaTGGCCAAGAGTTTGATGAAGATGGGAGCAGTGTGGAACTTCCTGAGCAGGATATAGAAGACACTTCCCCATATGGAACTGCATATGAAGCGTTTGGTGGAGGAAAGAAAGGAAGGGAAGCATGTCATGCCATTGCTGCTCTATGTGAAGCCTTTTCTATTGACAAGTTGATATCCGGCTTCATTATTCCATTGCAG GGAGATCGTATATCATGTAAGGAAGGGCGCATTCACTGTTCGTTAAATATCAATACTGAAACAGGACGCTTGTCAGCAAGAACACCAAACTTGCAG TTATCTTCCTTGCAGAATCAACCTGCTCTTGAAAAGGATAGGTACAAGATTCGCCAAGCTTTTGTCGCAGCTCCAGGGAACACTCTTATTGTTGCTGATTATGGCCAA CTGGAACTGAGGATCTTGGCGCATCTTACTAATTGTAAAAGCATGCTGGAAGCTTTCAAGGCTGGTGGTGACTTTCATTCTAGGACAGCCATGAATATGTACCAGCATGTTCGTGATGCTGTTTAA
- the LOC127782852 gene encoding phosphopantothenate--cysteine ligase 2 has protein sequence MAADPTTGGGGAAGRSPEDEVAESFFRAAPPLRDRDRVAGDLAAFVARHAGNGGGGGGGGRLAGVVCVTSGGTTVPLEQRCVRYIDNFSSGQRGAASTEYFLKAGYAVIFIYRRGSKQPYCRFLPEDSFVDLFELGEESDIQVPESHAAVVKTAIRNYRKAIDEGLLLKLPFTTIFEYLQLLQMVGTAMNCLGHQGMFYLAAAVSDFYVPWESMAKHKIESASGPLNMQLNQVPKMLFILRKQWAPSAFCVSFKLETDPDILLQKAEAALRKYGMNVVVANELANYKDVVVMVTSNGRTTVRRPSKEDDVEEQLIDLLVEMHSEHIMQLNQDHQTCTS, from the exons ATGGCCGCGGatcccaccaccggcggcggcggcgcggcgggccgGAGCCCCGAGGACGAGGTGGCGGAGTCCTTcttccgcgccgcgccgccgctccgcgacCGGGACCGCGTCGCCGGGGACCTCGCCGCCTTCGTCGCCCGCCACGCCGGCAA cggaggaggaggaggaggaggggggaggctCGCCGGGGTGGTCtgcgtcacctccggcggcacGACGGTGCCCCTGGAGCAGCGCTGCGTGCGATACATCGACAACTTCAGCTCCGGCCAGCGAGGGGCCGCGTCCACCGA GTACTTTCTCAAAGCTGGCTACGCCGTCATCTTCATCTACCGCCG TGGGAGCAAGCAACCTTACTGTAGGTTTCTTCCAGAGGATTCCTTTGTTGATTTATTCGAGCTTGGTGAAGAATCAGATATCCAAG TCCCAGAATCTCATGCCGCGGTTGTCAAGACAGCAATAAGAAATTATCGAAAG GCGATTGATGAAGGCCTATTGCTGAAACTTCCTTTCACCACTATCTTTGAGTACCTTCAG TTACTGCAAATGGTAGGTACGGCGATGAATTGCTTGGGACACCAAGGAATGTTTTACCTTGCTGCGGCAGTTTCTGACTTTTATGTTCCATGGGAAAGCATG GCTAAACATAAAATCGAGTCAGCAAGTGGCCCTTTGAACATGCAACTCAATCAAGTTCCGAAGATGCTTTTCATTCTGAGAAAACAATGGGCTCCTTCAGCATTTTGTGTATCCTTCAAG CTTGAGACGGACCCAGATATCCTTCTGCAGAAGGCAGAGGCAGCTCTGAGAAAGTATGGTATGAATGTCGTGGTCGCCAACGAGCTAGCGAACTACAAAGATGTAGTTGTGATGGTCACAAGCAATGGGAGGACAACCGTGCGAAGGCCCAGCAAGGAGGATGACGTCGAAGAACAGTTAATCGATCTCTTGGTAGAGATGCACTCTGAACACATCATGCAGCTCAATCAAGACCATCAGACGTGCACAAGCTGA